In Helianthus annuus cultivar XRQ/B chromosome 9, HanXRQr2.0-SUNRISE, whole genome shotgun sequence, the following are encoded in one genomic region:
- the LOC110875752 gene encoding uncharacterized protein LOC110875752, producing the protein MAKGGIVHSWKWSGLDLYSGEINIRRYVKQISSVPGILENISSGPNLFVKGNVKSGHSVLFSYDWWVSDDILQRTFPLLFALEKKRVCVVSDRLLPSRQQLQFCWDRKRVSFSVEEQDWIFDATNTFPVSTFEWCNWVPKKVGMVAWRVFHDRFPTADALARRNIPVATQVCSICETNIESIDHLFTGCPKFMDVWQLVFSWCRVPSFFAFHARDLLSYHLTAKNGARVRKAFYAVVLTTFWSIWRARNNHVFNHKQVWVRKIMEEIKVMSYLWITNRSRMADMSWDSWVDLMQLKWDSLGFLYFGRMYSDTLSQLLDLC; encoded by the exons ATGGCGAAAGGTGGTATAGTCCATTCATGGAAGTGGTCGGGGTTGGACTTATATTCCGGTGAAATTAACATTAGGCGGTACGTGAAACAAATATCGAGTGTCCCGGGTATTTTGGAAAACATTAGTTCTGGGCCTAATCTTTTTGTTAAAGGAAATGTTAAAAGTGGTCACAGTGTTTTATTCTCGTATGATTGGTGGGTCTCGGACGATATCTTACAAAGAACGTTTCCTTTATTATTCGCCTTGGAAAAGAAGCGAGTTTGTGTGGTGTCCGATCGCCTTCTCCCATCCAGACAGCAGCTGCAGTTTTGTTGGGACCGGAAACGAGTCTCATTCTCGGTGGAAGAGCAG GATTGGATTTTTGATGCGACCAATACGTTTCCGGTTTCAACTTTTGAGTGGTGTAACTGGGTTCCCAAGAAGGTTGGGATGGTCGCGTGGCGTGTTTTCCATGACAGATTTCCAACAGCAGATGCTTTGGCACGGCGAAACATTCCGGTAGCCACACAGGTATGTAGTATTTGTGAGACAAACATTGAATCGATTGATCATTTGTTTACGGGATGCCCGAAGTTTATGGATGTGTGGCAACTTGTTTTTTCATGGTGTCGTGTTCCGAGTTTCTTTGCCTTCCATGCTCGTGATTTACTATCATACCATTTGACGGCAAAGAACGGGGCTCGTGTTAGGAAAGCGTTTTATGCGGTGGTGTTGACGACTTTTTGGAGCATATGGAGAGCGAGGAACAATCACGTATTCAATCATAAACAAGTGTGGGTTCGGAAAATTATGGAGGAAATCAAGGTCATGAGTTACTTGTGGATTACAAACCGTTCAAGAATGGCGGATATGTCTTGGGATTCTTGGGTAGATTTGATGCAATTAAAATGGGATAGTTTGGGGTTTTTGTATTTCGGCCGGATGTA